One Desulfatitalea tepidiphila genomic region harbors:
- a CDS encoding XTP/dITP diphosphatase, whose translation MQPLVQIVLATRNAGKTKEIIDLLEDYPVRIKNLNDFGPIPPIEEDGATFDENAYKKASLTARYLGLPALADDSGLTVAALNGAPGVYSARYGGENATDMDRCQKLLAEMLDHEDRRAAFECVLSLAVPTGPALTYEGRCEGLIARSPSGENGFGYDPIFFYPPLGKTFAQLTMAEKSHVSHRGKALRELREEFDKVIVWLRQQMPQLDRQG comes from the coding sequence GTGCAACCCCTTGTTCAAATCGTTTTGGCGACCCGCAACGCCGGAAAAACCAAAGAGATTATTGACCTTCTGGAAGACTATCCCGTTCGAATAAAAAACCTGAATGATTTCGGACCGATCCCACCCATCGAGGAAGACGGGGCCACCTTCGATGAAAATGCTTACAAAAAGGCCAGCTTAACCGCTCGCTATTTAGGTCTTCCCGCCCTTGCGGATGACTCCGGTCTCACGGTGGCGGCCTTGAATGGCGCGCCCGGCGTCTATTCGGCGCGCTACGGCGGTGAAAATGCCACGGACATGGATCGGTGTCAAAAATTGCTTGCTGAAATGTTGGATCATGAGGATCGCCGGGCCGCTTTCGAGTGCGTCCTCTCTTTGGCCGTACCCACCGGACCCGCTTTGACTTACGAAGGCCGCTGCGAGGGGTTGATCGCCCGATCTCCTTCAGGAGAGAATGGCTTTGGATATGATCCCATATTCTTTTATCCGCCGCTGGGTAAGACCTTCGCCCAGCTCACCATGGCCGAAAAAAGCCATGTCAGTCATCGTGGAAAGGCATTGCGGGAGTTGCGTGAGGAATTCGACAAAGTGATCGTTTGGCTTCGGCAGCAGATGCCCCAACTCGACAGGCAAGGTTGA
- a CDS encoding phosphoenolpyruvate carboxykinase (GTP) — translation MLKFYEGIDIVKEIGGVKTAEAARTLLEERMSAEQYARIAGFEDPEIILKIANAAVMCEPDQIFINTGTEADKQFIRDMALQKGEEDILPMKGHTIHYDLKEEQGRIIDRTYYISNPGESVSSLANRMPRAEAIETVRKGMVGIMRGKTMVVGFYSRGPVGSPVSNPAIEMTSSAYVSHSAEILYRNAYNDFEREARKLGHFYTNIHSEGLNRPEDLPNARVFMDRAYRTTYAYNCTYAGNTLLLKKGNHRFSVDRSVYEKRGYELAEHMFITCMRGQNGRITGITGAAPSGCGKTTTAMAGDEFVGDDLAQMWIAEDGTIRSVNPECGIFGIVEDVNEEGDPVLMRCLRHPGTEVIWSNVLIDENGVPQWVGNGEPTPLKGRNFQGDWEKGMKDAKGKEIPISHPNARCTLASSALSNYSTLAEDPTGVETRVVTYSGRDSDTMPPVWTARNSDEGVVIGACIVSAATATEVGATGVKRAPWANAPFIPGPLGDYMDAQFKFFGSGQIGKGKRPVMAGLNYFLTHEARGGTGKKLLGEKRDVKVWLSWLERRAHDEVQAIETPIGFIPKYEDLKRLFKARIDKDYPRDLYDKQFSLYIDNIVKRIDLQLDAYGKEDNLPARLFEVLKVQREGLMALKETYGSIVTPAQLEAASGN, via the coding sequence ATGCTCAAATTCTACGAAGGCATAGATATTGTTAAGGAAATCGGTGGAGTAAAAACTGCCGAAGCAGCTCGTACACTGCTCGAAGAGCGCATGTCGGCCGAGCAGTATGCACGCATCGCGGGTTTTGAGGATCCAGAGATCATATTGAAAATCGCCAATGCCGCCGTGATGTGCGAGCCGGACCAGATCTTCATCAATACCGGAACCGAAGCCGACAAACAATTCATCCGGGACATGGCCCTGCAAAAAGGGGAAGAAGATATATTGCCGATGAAGGGCCACACCATCCATTATGACCTCAAGGAGGAGCAGGGACGAATCATCGATCGAACCTATTATATCTCCAATCCCGGGGAGTCGGTGAGTTCGCTGGCCAATCGCATGCCGCGCGCCGAGGCCATCGAAACCGTCCGAAAGGGCATGGTCGGCATCATGCGCGGCAAAACCATGGTGGTGGGGTTCTACTCCAGAGGGCCGGTGGGGTCGCCGGTATCCAATCCGGCCATTGAAATGACCAGCTCCGCGTATGTGTCCCACAGCGCCGAAATCCTCTACCGGAATGCCTACAACGATTTTGAAAGGGAAGCCCGCAAGCTCGGGCACTTTTATACCAATATCCACAGCGAGGGGCTCAATCGACCGGAAGATCTGCCCAATGCCCGGGTCTTCATGGATCGTGCCTATCGCACCACCTATGCCTATAACTGCACCTACGCCGGCAATACGCTGCTATTGAAAAAGGGCAACCATCGTTTTTCCGTCGATCGTTCGGTCTATGAAAAGCGCGGTTACGAGCTGGCCGAGCATATGTTCATCACCTGCATGCGAGGCCAGAATGGTCGCATCACCGGCATTACCGGCGCTGCGCCCAGCGGTTGCGGCAAGACGACCACGGCCATGGCCGGCGACGAATTCGTCGGCGATGATCTGGCCCAGATGTGGATCGCCGAAGACGGCACCATTCGTTCGGTCAACCCGGAATGCGGCATCTTCGGCATCGTGGAAGATGTCAACGAAGAGGGCGACCCGGTGCTGATGCGGTGCCTGCGTCATCCGGGGACCGAAGTGATCTGGTCCAATGTGCTCATCGATGAAAACGGCGTGCCCCAATGGGTCGGCAACGGCGAGCCCACCCCGCTCAAAGGCCGCAATTTCCAGGGCGACTGGGAAAAAGGGATGAAGGATGCCAAGGGGAAAGAGATCCCCATCTCGCATCCCAATGCGCGGTGCACGCTGGCGTCGAGCGCCCTGAGCAACTATTCCACCCTGGCCGAGGACCCGACGGGCGTCGAAACACGTGTCGTGACCTACAGCGGTCGCGACAGCGACACCATGCCGCCGGTCTGGACGGCCCGCAATTCGGATGAGGGCGTGGTCATCGGCGCCTGTATCGTTTCGGCGGCCACGGCCACGGAAGTCGGCGCCACCGGGGTCAAGCGCGCTCCATGGGCCAATGCCCCGTTTATTCCCGGCCCCCTGGGCGACTACATGGACGCGCAGTTCAAGTTCTTCGGCAGTGGTCAGATCGGCAAAGGCAAGCGACCGGTCATGGCGGGGTTGAACTACTTTTTGACCCACGAAGCCCGCGGGGGCACAGGCAAAAAGTTGCTCGGCGAAAAACGCGACGTCAAGGTGTGGCTCTCCTGGCTGGAAAGACGCGCCCACGACGAGGTGCAGGCCATCGAGACGCCCATCGGCTTTATTCCCAAGTATGAAGACTTGAAGCGCCTTTTCAAGGCCCGCATCGACAAAGACTACCCGCGCGACCTCTACGACAAGCAGTTTTCACTTTACATCGACAATATCGTCAAGCGCATCGATCTGCAGTTGGACGCCTATGGTAAAGAAGACAACCTGCCGGCGCGGCTTTTCGAAGTACTCAAGGTGCAGCGCGAAGGGTTAATGGCGCTCAAGGAAACATACGGGTCCATCGTCACCCCGGCGCAGCTGGAAGCCGCATCTGGAAACTGA